Proteins found in one Tamandua tetradactyla isolate mTamTet1 chromosome 1, mTamTet1.pri, whole genome shotgun sequence genomic segment:
- the SRI gene encoding sorcin isoform X3, giving the protein MAYPGHPGSGGGYYPGGYGGAPGGPAFPGQTQDPLYGYFAAVAGQDGQIDADELQRCLTQSGIAGGYKPFNLETCRLMVSMLDRDMSGTMGFNEFKELWAVLNGWRQHFISFDSDRSGTVDPQELQKALTTMGFRLSPQAVNSIAKRYSTNGKITFDDYIACCVKLRALTDSFRRRDTAQQGVVNFPYDDFIQCVMSV; this is encoded by the exons ATGGCGTACCCCGGGCATCCTGGCTCGGGCGGCGGGTACTATCCAGGCGGG TACGGAGGAGCCCCCGGAGGCCCTGCGTTTCCCGGCCAAACTCAGGATCCGCTGTATGGTTACTTTGCTGCTGTAGCTGGACAG GACGGGCAAATAGATGCTGATGAATTGCAGAGATGTCTGACACAGTCGGGCATTGCTGGAGGGTACAAAC CTTTTAACCTGGAGACTTGTCGGCTTATGGTTTCAATGCTGGAT AGAGACATGTCAGGAACAATGGGTTTCAATGAATTTAAAGAACTCTGGGCTGTGCTGAATGGCTGGAGACAACACTTCATCAGTTTTGACAGCGACAGGAGTGGAACGGTGGATCCTCAAGAACTGCAGAAGGCTCTGACGACCATGG GATTtaggctgagtccccaggctGTAAATTCAATCGCTAAACGGTACAGCACCAATGGAAAGATCACCTTTGATGACTACATCGCCTGCTGCGTCAAACTGAGGGCGCTCACAG ACAGCTTTCGAAGACGAGATACTGCTCAGCAAGGTGTTGTGAATTTCCCCTATGATGAT